TGGTGGTCCGCGCCAAGCAGAAGCCCACTCCCGCGAACCAGGTTCGGCTGGACGTCGTCATCCTGCCTCTGGACGGCTCGCGTCTGGCGGAGCAGGCCATCCCCCACGCGACCGCGCTGGCTGGCGCGATGTCCATGAAGCTAAAGCTGGTAAGGGTCACCCCCTTCGCGCAGGACCTGTACATGTACACTGACTATCCGATAGGCGCGTACGCGGAGGGCTATGAGGAGGCCATGAAGTCCCTGGATACGGAGGCGGTGAAGTACCTGAGCAACGTGTCCAAGAGGTTGCAGAAGCAGGGTGTGTCCTCGGTGGAGCAGACGCTCCTGCGCGGCAATCCGGCGGACGCCATCGTGGACATTGCGCAAAAGACGGAGGACAACTTGGTCGTCATGACCACGCATGGCCGCTCCGGCGTAGGCCGCTTTCTGATGGGCAGCGTGGCCGACAGGGTTGTGCGTTATTGCGGCGACCCCGCCCTGATCATCCGCGCCACTGGCGCCGCAAAAGGAGCCAAAAAAGGAGCCCGCTGATGCCTCTTCTTCATAGCCATATCTACAAGCTGACGGCCTACCCCAAGGACATCCACCTGCGGGACGGCGTCCGTATGACTCTGAAGCCCATGACATCGGAGGACGCGGATGCTCTGCAGCAGTTCTTCCTGCAGATGCCTGCGGAGGAGCGGCACTACCTCAAGGAAGACGTCACGTCTCCCAAGGTGATCAAACGCTGGGCGGACGAGTTGGACTACGACAGGGCCTTGCCCCTTCTGGCCTGGGTGGATGGGAGGGTCGTAGCCGATGGGAGTCTGCACCGGACTCGGACCATGGCCCGGCGCCATGTGGGGGAGCTGCGCATCGTGGTGGACCCGGCGTTCCGCCTGCGGGGACTGGGCACGATCCTCATGCATGAACTGGCCGCCATCGCTCGGGAGCACGGCCTGGAGCGCCTGATGTTCGAGGCGGTGGGGGGAATGCAGGATGAGGCGGTGAAGGCGGCGGAGTTCATGGGGTTCACGCAGATAGCGGTTCTGACAGGATATGGCAAGGACCTGAACGGCCACCCCCGCGACATCATCGTCATGGAGACGCCGCTTGGGAAGTGGTTCGACTGGTGGAACTTCTAGGGGCGTAGCCGCCGTTCCGGTCGGGCCACCGCCTCACAAGAGCGGCGGCCGCGGGCCGTCGCTGCCGACGTGGTGACCAGCGCGGACGCTGACGCGACTCCAGCCCGGTGCGCCGCGTCCGCAGAGGCCGGCGCCCGCTATTCTGCCGCTCTCAAACAGGCTGCTGATGAGCGCCACAGTCCATCCCCAGTGGCACACCCTCTCCTCGGCGGAGGTCCTGACGGCCCTGGGGACCAGCGGCCGGGGGCTGTCTCGGCAGGAGGCCGCCGCGCGGCTGGTCCGGTACGGTCCGAACATCATACGTCGTGGCGGCGGCGTCAACCCCTGGGCCATCCTGTTCCATCAGTTTGCCAGCCCGCTCATATACATCCTGCTTGTGGCGCTTGGGGTCACGCTGGCCATTGAACACTGGGTTGACTCCATCGTCATCGGCGCGGTGGTCGTGCTCAACGCCGTCATTGGATTCACCCAGGAGTTTCGGGCCGAGAACGCCATGCAGGCGCTTCTGGCGCTTGTTTCGCCCCGCGCGCGTGTCGTGCGGGACGGGAGGGACGATGAGGTGGACGGCAAGAGCCTTGTCCCCGGCGACATCGTGCTTTTGCAGTCGGGCGCGCTGGTGCCCGCCGATCTGCGCCTGCTCGTTTGCACGCGCCTGAACGTTGACGAGTCGCCCCTCACCGGCGAATCGCTGTCCGTGACGAAGTCGCCGGAGCCTCTTGACGTGTCCCGCTCCATCCCGCTTGGGGACCGGAAGAACATGGCGTTCATGGGGACGACGGTAGCGTCGGGTAGGGGCGTGGGTGTTGTGGTGGCGACAGGCGGCGGCACGCAGGTCGGCTCCATCGCCCGCGATCTGCGCCGCACGACCCGGGCGGAAACCCCGCTGCAGGCCCGCATGGCCCAGTTCGGTCGCCTGACCGGCATCGCCGTGCTGGGCGCCAGCGCTGCCGTGTTCGCGCTCGGCATAGCCCTGGGCGAACCCCTGTCCCATATGTTTCTGGTCGCCGTCGCCGTGTCCGCCATTCCGGAGGGCCTACCCGTGGCGATGACCATCGTCCTGGCCGTGGGCGTGCACCGTATGGCGAAGCGGAACGCCATCGTGCGCCGTCTGGCGGCAGTGGAGACTCTGGGGAGCTGCACGGTCATCGTGTCCGACAAGACGGGCACGCTGACGGAAAACCAGATGACGGTGCAGGAGATCTTCGCCGGAGGAAGGCGCTATGTCGTGACGGGCGCCGGGCGCAGCCTGGAGGGAAACGTTCTGGTGGACGGCGCCCCAGCCCGCGTTGAGGCGGACATGCCCCTATACCTCACGCTGCAGGCGGGTGCGCTCACCAACGAGGCATCTCTCCGGGTGGAGGATGGAGGGGTCCTCGCGCATGGCGACCCCACGGAGTCCGCCCTGCTGGTGGCTGCGGCAAAGGCGGGCCTCTCGCACGACGACCTGCTCCTCCGGTACCCCAGGCTCGCCGAGGTGCCTTTTGAACCGGAGCGGCAGTTCTCCGCGAGCGTTCACATGGATGGCGGCCGGGAACGGGTCATGGTGAAGGGGGCGCCGGAGCGGGTGCTGGAGATGTGCGGCACGTGGATGACTCCCGAAGGGCCGCGCCCGCTCGACCGCGACGCCATGGCCACCGAGGCCATGCGGATGGCTGAGCAGGGGTTCCGTGTGCTTGCGATGGCGTATGGCGAAGGGGCGGACGCCGCCGCGCTGGCCCGGGCCGGCGCGCCTGAGGGCCTCATGTTTCTGGGCCTCCAGGGCATGATGGACCCGCCGCGTCAAGAGGCGGCCCGCGCCGTGGCGGCGTGCAAGCGGGCGGGCATCCGTGTGCTGATGGTCACGGGCGACCATGCGGCGACGGCGGCGGTGATAGCGCGCAGGCTGGATATAGACGGAGCATCGGGCGACGTCCGCACCGGCGCCGAACTGGAGGCCATGTCAGACGACGGTCTGGCCGCCGTCCTGCGTCGCGTTTCGGTGTACGCGCGGGTCAGCCCCGTCCAGAAGCTGCGGATTGTGGACCTGCTGCGACGGCAGGGGCACATCGTCGCTGTGACAGGCGACGGCGTCAACGACGCGCCCGCGCTGCGATCAGCGCACATCGGCGCGGCGATGGGACTGTCCGGCACGGACGTTGCGAAGGAGGCCAGCGACATCGTCCTGACGGACGACAACTTCGCCACTGTCTATGCCGCGGTGGAGGAGGGACGCACCTCTTTCGCCAATATCCGCAAGGTGACGTTCCTGCTTGTATCCGTGGGCGTGGGCGAGCTCATTACCATACTGACCGGCCTTGCGCTGGGGCTTCCGTTGCCCTACCTTCCCGTACAGATACTGTGGCTCAACCTTGTGACGAACGGCATCCAGGACATCGCCCTGGCCTTCGAACCCGGCGAGCCGGAGCAGGGAAGCAAGCCCCCGCGGGACTCCAACGAGGGAATACTGTCAGGCTTTCTGGGAGAGCGCCTGCTCCTCGTGGGCGCGGTGCTGACGGCGGGAACGCTCGGCATATTTGTGTGGGAGCTGACGCACGGGGCGACGCTGGCGTATGCGCAGGTCGCCGCGCTGACGACGATGGTGGTGTTCCAGAACTTCCACGTGGGGAACTGCCGCTCCGAGGAGGTCTCCGTCTTCCGGAAGAGCATCTTCTCCAACCGCTTTCTGCTGCTGGGCGTTCTTGGCGCCCTGGCCGTTCACCTGGGAGCGATGTACTTTTCGCCCATCCGGTTTCTCCTGGGCCTGGAGCCGCTGTCCCTCGACTCCTGGGTCCGTCTCGTGGTGGTCGCTTCCTCCGTCCTTGTAGCGGTGGAGGTGCATAAGATCGCCCGCCGACCGCGTGCGCGCGGGGAGAGGCCGCGCCCTTCGTAGTCTGGGCTGCTGCTCATTCTGGTCGCGCCGTGAATGCGCTTCCTTTGTCACGCAGTCCCGCGCGATTGCTCTTTTTCATTCTAATTCTTAAACTACTTTCGCTTGACGTTTGGCAAGACGGGAGAGCGTCAGGGGTAAAGACGGGCAAGTCCAGCACGCCAGAATCTTAAACTGGTCTAAATATTGTCAAGAAACTTCTTGACAATCGGCGATTTGTCGTTTACACTCACCGCAAGTTGTGGCATTGCCGCAGGGGGACGACCTCGCGGCAGGGCCTCCGGGAGTGCCGTCCAAGGAAGACAAGGCGCTTCTTAGGAAAGGAGAACGCGTCCAATGAATACGGAACAGCAGGGTCAGTCGCCTCAGCCCATTGATGTCGGGGCCAAGCTGAAGGTGATGGGTGTGGGCGGAGGCGGTTGCAACGCGGTGCGCCGGATGTTCCAGCAGAACGTCCGCGGCGTTGACCTGTACGCGGTGAACACGGATATCAAGGCGCTGATGATGATGGACTTGCCCAACCGCATCCAGTTGGGCAGCAAGCTTACCCGCGGGCTGGGCGCCGGCGCCGAGCCGAACGTCGGTCGGCAGGCAGCCGAGGAGAGCATGGAGGAGCTGCGGGAAGCACTGCGCGGCGCGGACATGATCTTCATCGCCGCGGGCATGGGCGGCGGCACGGGCACCGGCGCCGCGCCGGTTGTGGCGGAGATCGCCAAAGAGACGGGCGCGCTGACGGTCGCCATCGTCACTCTGCCGTTCGCCTTTGAGGGCGGCAAGCGTATGGCCCAGGCTCAGGAGGGGCTGGCCCGCCTCCGGCAGAACGTGGACACCCTGATAGCCATCAACAAC
Above is a window of Dehalococcoidia bacterium DNA encoding:
- a CDS encoding universal stress protein yields the protein VVRAKQKPTPANQVRLDVVILPLDGSRLAEQAIPHATALAGAMSMKLKLVRVTPFAQDLYMYTDYPIGAYAEGYEEAMKSLDTEAVKYLSNVSKRLQKQGVSSVEQTLLRGNPADAIVDIAQKTEDNLVVMTTHGRSGVGRFLMGSVADRVVRYCGDPALIIRATGAAKGAKKGAR
- a CDS encoding GNAT family N-acetyltransferase, whose translation is MPLLHSHIYKLTAYPKDIHLRDGVRMTLKPMTSEDADALQQFFLQMPAEERHYLKEDVTSPKVIKRWADELDYDRALPLLAWVDGRVVADGSLHRTRTMARRHVGELRIVVDPAFRLRGLGTILMHELAAIAREHGLERLMFEAVGGMQDEAVKAAEFMGFTQIAVLTGYGKDLNGHPRDIIVMETPLGKWFDWWNF
- a CDS encoding HAD-IC family P-type ATPase codes for the protein MSATVHPQWHTLSSAEVLTALGTSGRGLSRQEAAARLVRYGPNIIRRGGGVNPWAILFHQFASPLIYILLVALGVTLAIEHWVDSIVIGAVVVLNAVIGFTQEFRAENAMQALLALVSPRARVVRDGRDDEVDGKSLVPGDIVLLQSGALVPADLRLLVCTRLNVDESPLTGESLSVTKSPEPLDVSRSIPLGDRKNMAFMGTTVASGRGVGVVVATGGGTQVGSIARDLRRTTRAETPLQARMAQFGRLTGIAVLGASAAVFALGIALGEPLSHMFLVAVAVSAIPEGLPVAMTIVLAVGVHRMAKRNAIVRRLAAVETLGSCTVIVSDKTGTLTENQMTVQEIFAGGRRYVVTGAGRSLEGNVLVDGAPARVEADMPLYLTLQAGALTNEASLRVEDGGVLAHGDPTESALLVAAAKAGLSHDDLLLRYPRLAEVPFEPERQFSASVHMDGGRERVMVKGAPERVLEMCGTWMTPEGPRPLDRDAMATEAMRMAEQGFRVLAMAYGEGADAAALARAGAPEGLMFLGLQGMMDPPRQEAARAVAACKRAGIRVLMVTGDHAATAAVIARRLDIDGASGDVRTGAELEAMSDDGLAAVLRRVSVYARVSPVQKLRIVDLLRRQGHIVAVTGDGVNDAPALRSAHIGAAMGLSGTDVAKEASDIVLTDDNFATVYAAVEEGRTSFANIRKVTFLLVSVGVGELITILTGLALGLPLPYLPVQILWLNLVTNGIQDIALAFEPGEPEQGSKPPRDSNEGILSGFLGERLLLVGAVLTAGTLGIFVWELTHGATLAYAQVAALTTMVVFQNFHVGNCRSEEVSVFRKSIFSNRFLLLGVLGALAVHLGAMYFSPIRFLLGLEPLSLDSWVRLVVVASSVLVAVEVHKIARRPRARGERPRPS